The genomic interval TGGATTTACTTATGATTTACCCGATACGGTTGCCAAGGAAAAAACGATTTTCCGTGGTTGGTTCAAGGACAAGGAATTCAGTGGGGAGCCTGATAAATTTATTGATGCTAGTACATCGGGCAATCTTGAGTATTGGGCGAAATTGGAAAATTTCTATGAAATAACGTTCCATCTTGATGGCGGGCGTGTTCGTCAGGATTGGTATACCAATTATGGTTCTGTATTCAGTAATGATTGTGAGTTTTGGCGTAACAATGAAACTACATCCTGTAAATATGTGGAAGGCTTTAAAGGTAATCTTCCAACTGCAAATAATGCCTTTAAAGAGGGCTATTTTCTTGAAGGATGGTACGATAACGCCGAATTGACGGGGAACCGGATTGACTCTATGAGCGATACGGATGCTGGCGATAAGGATTTCTATGCAAAGTGGGTCAAACTGAAAACGCCTACATTGGATGCCGCAGACAATTGCTATGAGATTTCGGATGTGGCAGAACTCTATGGCTTTGCTCAAATGGTAAACGGAATGGACAGCCTCGATCGAGTGGGGCCGTATGCTAACCTATGCGCTAAACTTACGAAAGATATTGTGGTAAATGAAAATGTCTTGAAGTCGGATGGAACTCTTGATAAGTCAAGAGCGAATAAGTTCTTGCATTGGTTGCGGATATCTCAATTTTGGGGAACGTTTGATGGCCAGGGACATAGTATTTCGGGTCTATACATGTTTGACTCTTTCGGAATGATAGACAATATTTTGTCAAAGGCCGATGGAACACCCTCCGTTATTCGCAATCTGACGATTGTCGATTCCTATTCTGTGGGCAGCGGCATCGTTGCGTCTTTGTATAATCCGCTGATTGTGGATAACTGCCATTTCAAGGGCAATATTGATGTCAGAAAGAGTATTTGTTATGGATACAGGTGTAGCTTGCCTAGAATTGGAGGCGTAGGCGGACTTGTCGGACATTCCGAAACCAATCTCGTTGTTAAGAATAGCAGTTTTGAAGGCAAGATGATCGCGAAAGAAGAAGCGAATATGGGAGGCCTTGTGGGGAGCAGTTATGGAGAATTGACTCTCGTACAGAATTATAGTAAGGGGGCCGCTTATCTGGAAAACGAATCGACTGACGATTATATTTTTATTAATGCAGGATCTCTTGTTGGGCATCTTCTCGGGAACGCTCTTATAGTGAATAATTACAGCGTCTTTGATATGAACGGAGAGGGGAGAGGTTTGCTTGGTGGCTTAATTGGAAACAACGCTAGCTTTTTCATAGCATCTAAGAAAGATAGAATAGAATATAAACCATTGCAGTCATATATACTGAACAATTACAATATGGGATCTTTCTCGGATGGATATACGATTTCTCGGCCTGCTGACGTGTGGGCCATAGAAAACGTTTTCTATAAGGCTGCGGAAGGGGTCGATGTTGACGGCGCCCAGTCGGTTGCGGCAAGTGGTTTTAAAGATGGTTCGCTCGCGACAACTTTGCATGACTATGTGCAGAAGGACTCTCTGGGTAATGCGATTGCGGGGGGTGTCGATGGCAAAGTCTGGAAACAGGGCGATGACTATCCTGTGTTTACCCAAAAGGATGAACGGTATATCGCGGCTCTCCATACGGATACCACGGGTTCGTGTGCTTATCTTTTCTACACGCCCGGAGAGACGCTTACTTTGCCGGAACAGAAACGTGAAGGCTATACGTTTGAAGGCTGGTACATGTCACCAAAATTCTTGAGTGACGAACTTGTTACCGAAATTGCTGCGACTGATTTCGGCTACCTTAATTTCTATGCAAAGTGGAGTATAATCACTGTAACTGTTCGGGCTACTGCGGAAGATCCTGATGCGGGTCGTGTTAAGGTTGGAAACACGTGGTCCAATCTGTCTAACCCCACTGCTTATGGAACCTATGATTATGGGACAACGGTTTATGTACAGGCTATACCTTATGATGGTTACCGTTTTGTGGAATGGGATAACCTGTGCGGAACGAAGTCCTATTGTTCCTTTAGCGCAACGGAAGATGTCAATCTCGTAGCAATCTTTGAAGAGGCTCCTTCGAGCAGTTCAGTTACATCTAGTTCTAGTGAATCGTCATCGAGCGTTGCGTCTAGTTCTTCTGCGGAGCCGCCGAAATCGAGTAGCAGTTCCGTGAAGTCGTCGTCGAGCGTTTCGAGCAGCAGCGCAAAGAGCAGCTCTTCTGCAAAGTCGAGCTCAAGTTCTGCAAAATCGTCTAGTTCTGCGAAGTCTTCTTCTAGTGCAAAGTCTAGCTCGAGTGGAAAGTCGGACAATTCTTCGAGCAGCGGAAAGAAGGACTCGTTTGAACAGATTCCTGTGCCGCAGTTTAGTGTGAGCGTTGTAAATCGCACCTTGCAGGTGGCGGGAGCCCGTACGGGCGACAGGTATGTATTGTTCGATATGCAGGGCAATGTGGTGCTCCGTGGAACCGCAAATAGCGCGAATTTCAGCATCGCGGTGCCTGTTTCGGGTCATTATGTGCTCCGAATCGGTTACGGAACTCGCAAGGTGGCTGTGGGAAACTAGCGCAAAATTCTATATTTGTGCGCGTAAAAATTTAAAATGGAGACGCCTTATGCTGCGTATTGGTCTTATTGGTACTGGAACCGTTGGTGGCGGTGTTATCCAGATTCTGGAACAGAAGATTGCCGAGTACAAGGAAAAGCTCGGTGTTGAACTCGAACTCGCCTGCATCTGCGCGAAGTCCGAAGAAGAAGTTGCCCCGTACAAGGCAAAGGGCTACAAGGTTTCGACCAACGCCGACGAGATGATTGCCGGTAACGACATTGACGTGCTCGTGGAACTTGCCGGCGGCTACAACATGCCGCGCAAGTGGATCCTCGCTGCCCTTGAAAGCGGCAAGCACGTGGTGACTGCCAACAAGGCTCTTCTCGCCAAGTACGGTCACGAAATTTTCCCGCTTGCAGCCAAGAACGGTCTGCATGTGCTGTTCGAAGCCGCTGTTGGCGGTGGCATTCCTATCATCCGTAGCCTGCAGGAAGGCCTGCTCGGCTCTACGGTGGAACACCTGAGCTGCATCATTAACGGTACTTGTAACTACATCCTCAGCCGCATGGCCGACGAAGGCCTGGACTTCGACGTGGTTCTGAAGGATGCCCAGAAGCTCGGCTTTGCCGAAGCTGACCCGACCTTCGACATTGAAGGTATCGACTCCGCCCACAAGACTGCCTTGCTTGCTAGCCTCTGCAGCGGCCACCGCGTGGACTTCGAAAAGATTCACGTGACGGGTATTTCCAAGATTACCGCCCAGGATATCGCATTTGCCAAGGAACTTGGCTGCTGCGTGAAGCTCCTCGGCATCTATCACCGTGACGGTGACCGCGTGGACGCCCGTGTCCATCCGTGCTTCGTTTCTAACGAAAACCTGCTTTCTAACGTGAACGGCGTAATCAATGCCGTGTACCTGAAGTGCGACAACCTGGGCGAAACGGTTCAGACTGGCGCCGGTGCAGGCCGCTTGCCGACTGCTTCTGCTGTCGTAGCCGACCTCGTTTCCTTGGCCCGCTCTGTGGATCAGGGTAAGCGCAAGGCTCTCCCGATGGGCTGGTTCAACGTCGACAACTCTGCAACGCTCGTTCCGATTTCGGAAACCTCTGCCCGCTACTACCTGCGCTTCACCTCTCGTGACGCTTGCGGTGTGCTCGCCAAGATTACCAGCATTCTGGCCGAAAACAAGATTTCCATCGAAACCATTATCCAGAAGAACGTGAAGGATCCGGGTAAGGTTTCTATTGTGGTAATC from Fibrobacter sp. UWB5 carries:
- a CDS encoding InlB B-repeat-containing protein; this translates as MKHVLSATVGVLFAALSASAATIFPKTPTLSGGCYEISDARELYGFAAIVNGTDGNVKNKSACGKLTKDIVVNDIEDVYDIDINDVDAVVQWNPLDTFAGTFDGNGHTISGLVRNVAQETDPQDVGFIRVLVANPETPTVVKNLGLVKSMFYAKNSDVAMGIFAVRVVDSDLEDGADSYAQIVNCFNQSVAYFEKNGERSYLVRYADRHVILTIENSYNVGEGQLFGSSSDTVIVKNSYQLDNKESMDSDGVKHATEKQFKSGVVAYVLHEADPVWGQDVGTDVYPNFSGTIKNSKVDRYKVTFHTFTGDTATYFDSYISGFTYDLPDTVAKEKTIFRGWFKDKEFSGEPDKFIDASTSGNLEYWAKLENFYEITFHLDGGRVRQDWYTNYGSVFSNDCEFWRNNETTSCKYVEGFKGNLPTANNAFKEGYFLEGWYDNAELTGNRIDSMSDTDAGDKDFYAKWVKLKTPTLDAADNCYEISDVAELYGFAQMVNGMDSLDRVGPYANLCAKLTKDIVVNENVLKSDGTLDKSRANKFLHWLRISQFWGTFDGQGHSISGLYMFDSFGMIDNILSKADGTPSVIRNLTIVDSYSVGSGIVASLYNPLIVDNCHFKGNIDVRKSICYGYRCSLPRIGGVGGLVGHSETNLVVKNSSFEGKMIAKEEANMGGLVGSSYGELTLVQNYSKGAAYLENESTDDYIFINAGSLVGHLLGNALIVNNYSVFDMNGEGRGLLGGLIGNNASFFIASKKDRIEYKPLQSYILNNYNMGSFSDGYTISRPADVWAIENVFYKAAEGVDVDGAQSVAASGFKDGSLATTLHDYVQKDSLGNAIAGGVDGKVWKQGDDYPVFTQKDERYIAALHTDTTGSCAYLFYTPGETLTLPEQKREGYTFEGWYMSPKFLSDELVTEIAATDFGYLNFYAKWSIITVTVRATAEDPDAGRVKVGNTWSNLSNPTAYGTYDYGTTVYVQAIPYDGYRFVEWDNLCGTKSYCSFSATEDVNLVAIFEEAPSSSSVTSSSSESSSSVASSSSAEPPKSSSSSVKSSSSVSSSSAKSSSSAKSSSSSAKSSSSAKSSSSAKSSSSGKSDNSSSSGKKDSFEQIPVPQFSVSVVNRTLQVAGARTGDRYVLFDMQGNVVLRGTANSANFSIAVPVSGHYVLRIGYGTRKVAVGN
- a CDS encoding homoserine dehydrogenase, producing MLRIGLIGTGTVGGGVIQILEQKIAEYKEKLGVELELACICAKSEEEVAPYKAKGYKVSTNADEMIAGNDIDVLVELAGGYNMPRKWILAALESGKHVVTANKALLAKYGHEIFPLAAKNGLHVLFEAAVGGGIPIIRSLQEGLLGSTVEHLSCIINGTCNYILSRMADEGLDFDVVLKDAQKLGFAEADPTFDIEGIDSAHKTALLASLCSGHRVDFEKIHVTGISKITAQDIAFAKELGCCVKLLGIYHRDGDRVDARVHPCFVSNENLLSNVNGVINAVYLKCDNLGETVQTGAGAGRLPTASAVVADLVSLARSVDQGKRKALPMGWFNVDNSATLVPISETSARYYLRFTSRDACGVLAKITSILAENKISIETIIQKNVKDPGKVSIVVITEKTQDCKTSKAVDAIDALPEIVEKSQVIRFLA